CTCATCTTTCGGGAAGACATGATTGTCTATACCGGTGCGCGGCTGCGCGATGGCTACGAAAAAGGCCTGGAATACTTCCAGCAACACCACAATAACCTTCCTACGGCCGTTACCTGCTATAACGACCTGGTAGCCATTGGCCTCATGCGCGCCCTGCACTACCTGGGCATTAAGGTTCCCGATCAGGTCTCCATTATTGGCTACGACGATATCGCCATCGCCGAATACTTGCCTATTCCGCTGACAACGGTCCGCATGCCCAAAATCGAAATGGGAGCCAAAGCAGCCGAACTCTTAATCCGCCAAATCGAAGGTGCCAATGGTCGCGGTGGCCCGGATACCGTCGAACGCATCATCTTGCCGGCACAGCTTATCGTTCGGGCCTCAACTCGTCTGCTAAAGTAACCTGAGGCTCCCAAACAATCACAAAACCCCCATGTGGCGGCAGCGTAAGGCGCTGTACCCTTTCGTAGCGCAAGGGGACGTGGAGCAACAAGTCGCGCTGCGGCGCATCGATAAAGAGCGCTCCCGTAGGACTTCCTTCCAGAAAAGGTAACGTAAACTCCAGCACCTTTTCCTGCGCTTCGCCATTGATTCCAGCGACGTACCAGCGCCCGTTTGCATCCTTTCGGGCCAGGATGACAAACTTCCCAGGCCAACCTGCCACAAAGCGGGTTTCCTCCCAGGCTACCGGTACGGTACGTAAAAAGCGCTGTACAGCTTCGGGCACGTGGGCCATGCCTTCCGGCGTTTCTACAAAGTGCTGCACGCCCGAAGTAAACAAAACTGTGAGGGCAAGCTGAAATCCTTGCCTTGTCTGACGCAGAATTCCTGGAATACTAGAAAGGCTTAGCGGCGTGTAGTCCATCGGATCAAACACGTTCCGCGTGAAGGGTAGCATGGCTGCATGATTGGCCTCGCGATCGGCATCGGCTTGCGTAAAGGTGACAAATTCAAAGCCCCGCACAGCCTCCATCGTCATAAGGTGCGGATATGTACGTGCCCATCCGCGCGGCAACGTGCAGCCGTGAAAGTTTACCATCAAACGATAAGCAGCAGCGTCCTGTAAGATTTCATGGTAATAGCGAATCATTGAGCGTCCGTCACCACCAAAAAAATCTACTTTAACACCGCGAATGCCCATAGCTGCAAGTCGCGCAAACTCGCGTTGCCGGTCTTCCCGGGTAAGCAGGCGGCTTTTGGGCCGATACGTTGTGGTGTTCCAGTCGCCCGAAGCATTATACCACAGCCACAGTCCTACACCCTGCGTAGCGGCATACCGCGCCAGCTCCGCCAGCCGGTCGTACCCGATCGTTGAGTCCCAATTAACATCGATCAGCGTGTATTCCCAGCCCATCTTGGCTGCATAGTCAATAAAGCGATGCTGCACTTCGTAGGTAATAGAACTGTCTTTAAGGAGCCCCCAGCTCCAAGAAGCGCGGCCTGGGCGAACGAACGTTGTGTCTAGGGCTATGGCTGGGGCGGCTAGGTCAGTCCCCAGCGTCGACTCCACCAATGTTTTAAGATCACCTACCACAAGCACTCTCCAAGGAGTCTGCCAAGGCAGCGGACTCCGGGGCAAATATCCCTGTCCGGGGATCGCCTCTCGGGCATCTGGATAGCCAATTTGATAGGCGCCACCGGGCGCCTCAGCGCGCAGCCGTGCACCGCAAAACGTGCTGTCCACATCGGCTTCGGTAAGGAGCACCCAATGGGCACCTACCCGAAACAAGGCCGGAAACACCCATCCCGCACCCGTAGGCGAAGGCGTCCCAACCGGGATATCCTGCAGGTAGTATTCCTCGTAGGAAGGATTCGTC
This Rhodothermus bifroesti DNA region includes the following protein-coding sequences:
- a CDS encoding glycoside hydrolase family 97 protein; protein product: MGPWAYRLLLGWLCLGWIAACRPAEEGIKSPDGRLEVRVAVVEGVVYYQIFRDGQPVLEPSRLGLLRSDGDFRQNLQLETVSPIVPIEERYTLRVGKRRVNRYVAHERTYRFRNAMGQQIELCFRVSNDGVAFRYRFPERDAAPREILEELTTFDFPDSARAWLQPLAEPKSGWRQTNPSYEEYYLQDIPVGTPSPTGAGWVFPALFRVGAHWVLLTEADVDSTFCGARLRAEAPGGAYQIGYPDAREAIPGQGYLPRSPLPWQTPWRVLVVGDLKTLVESTLGTDLAAPAIALDTTFVRPGRASWSWGLLKDSSITYEVQHRFIDYAAKMGWEYTLIDVNWDSTIGYDRLAELARYAATQGVGLWLWYNASGDWNTTTYRPKSRLLTREDRQREFARLAAMGIRGVKVDFFGGDGRSMIRYYHEILQDAAAYRLMVNFHGCTLPRGWARTYPHLMTMEAVRGFEFVTFTQADADREANHAAMLPFTRNVFDPMDYTPLSLSSIPGILRQTRQGFQLALTVLFTSGVQHFVETPEGMAHVPEAVQRFLRTVPVAWEETRFVAGWPGKFVILARKDANGRWYVAGINGEAQEKVLEFTLPFLEGSPTGALFIDAPQRDLLLHVPLRYERVQRLTLPPHGGFVIVWEPQVTLADELRPER